A stretch of Saccharothrix texasensis DNA encodes these proteins:
- a CDS encoding DUF402 domain-containing protein, whose product MGYFQPGDVALRREVLHGKPWAVTPTRVVADGPDLLVVFTAPDTEFGFYPHPRTHHWQELGRTRWTGIGKLQLHRPGDAYSVDLYWQGGQRRFAGFYLNLQAPFRRTALGFDTLDHALDFWAPVDGDWRELDRDEFEEMVADGKYDAAEAEGIRRTAEEVGAMLTAGTTWWDPAWGSWEPDPGWPVPVLPAGWEDHPLP is encoded by the coding sequence ATGGGGTACTTCCAGCCGGGGGACGTGGCGTTGCGCCGCGAGGTGCTGCACGGCAAGCCGTGGGCGGTGACGCCGACCCGGGTGGTGGCGGACGGCCCCGACCTGCTCGTCGTGTTCACCGCGCCGGACACCGAGTTCGGCTTCTACCCGCACCCGCGGACCCACCACTGGCAGGAGCTCGGCCGCACGCGCTGGACCGGCATCGGCAAGCTCCAGCTGCACCGGCCCGGCGACGCCTACTCGGTCGACCTGTACTGGCAGGGCGGGCAACGCCGGTTCGCGGGCTTCTACCTCAACCTCCAGGCCCCGTTCCGCCGCACCGCGCTCGGCTTCGACACGCTCGACCACGCGCTGGACTTCTGGGCGCCCGTCGACGGCGACTGGCGGGAGCTGGACCGCGACGAGTTCGAGGAGATGGTCGCCGACGGCAAGTACGACGCCGCCGAGGCCGAGGGGATCCGGCGCACCGCCGAGGAGGTCGGGGCGATGCTGACCGCCGGCACGACCTGGTGGGACCCGGCGTGGGGGTCGTGGGAGCCGGACCCGGGCTGGCCGGTCCCGGTGCTGCCCGCCGGCTGGGAGGACCACCCGCTGCCGTGA
- a CDS encoding carbohydrate-binding protein, translated as MEFSRSRRRRVLATAAALITAVPLAIVATMSANASVPSTPAGWTLQWSDDFNGSANTLPSSSNWIFDTGYGYPGGPGNWGTGEIQNYTTSTNNIKLDGSGNLRITALRDGSGGWTSSRIETQRSNFRPPSGGKLAIEGRIQMPNVTGQAALGYWPAFWALGSPYRGNYWNWPAIGEFDIMENVNGINSVWGVLHCGVNPGGPCNETTGIGNSRACPGSSCQSAFHTYRFEWDESSSPKAFRWYVDGQQFHSVTQSQLDATTWNNMTSHAGYFILLNLAIGGAFPNAIAGFGTPTSATASGHSLLVDYVAVWTSGSGTTPPTTTTTTNPPGGSGWDAYSDIQAEQATTRSGGAVESADGGQSVTQLRNGDSLRFSGVRFGSRTATQFVARAASGVSGGASGLVEVRLDSPTATPVGSFAIANTGGWQSYRTIPANIAGITGTHDVYITFTSGQPSPYVSVNWIRFGT; from the coding sequence ATGGAGTTCAGCCGGAGCCGACGACGACGGGTCCTCGCGACCGCCGCCGCCCTGATCACCGCCGTGCCGCTCGCGATCGTCGCGACCATGTCGGCCAACGCGTCCGTGCCGTCCACGCCCGCGGGCTGGACGCTCCAGTGGAGCGACGACTTCAACGGCAGCGCGAACACGCTGCCGTCGTCCTCGAACTGGATCTTCGACACCGGTTACGGCTACCCCGGCGGCCCCGGCAACTGGGGCACCGGCGAGATCCAGAACTACACGACCAGCACGAACAACATCAAGCTCGACGGCTCGGGCAACCTGCGCATCACCGCGCTGCGCGACGGCTCGGGGGGCTGGACGTCGTCCCGCATCGAGACCCAGCGGTCGAACTTCCGGCCGCCGTCGGGCGGCAAGCTGGCCATCGAGGGCCGCATCCAGATGCCCAACGTCACCGGCCAGGCCGCCCTCGGCTACTGGCCCGCGTTCTGGGCGCTGGGCTCGCCCTACCGCGGCAACTACTGGAACTGGCCCGCCATCGGCGAGTTCGACATCATGGAGAACGTCAACGGCATCAACTCCGTGTGGGGCGTGCTGCACTGCGGCGTGAACCCCGGCGGGCCGTGCAACGAGACCACCGGCATCGGCAACAGCCGCGCCTGCCCCGGCTCGTCGTGCCAGTCGGCGTTCCACACCTACCGGTTCGAGTGGGACGAGAGCTCCTCGCCCAAGGCGTTCCGCTGGTACGTCGACGGCCAGCAGTTCCACAGCGTCACCCAGAGCCAGCTGGACGCGACCACGTGGAACAACATGACCAGCCACGCGGGGTACTTCATCCTGCTGAACCTGGCCATCGGCGGCGCGTTCCCCAACGCCATCGCGGGCTTCGGCACGCCCACCTCGGCGACCGCGTCCGGCCACTCGCTGCTGGTGGACTACGTGGCGGTGTGGACCTCCGGCAGCGGCACCACCCCGCCGACCACGACCACCACCACCAACCCGCCCGGCGGCAGCGGGTGGGACGCGTACAGCGACATCCAGGCCGAACAGGCCACGACGCGCTCCGGCGGCGCCGTCGAGTCGGCGGACGGCGGGCAGTCGGTGACGCAGCTGCGCAACGGCGACTCGCTGCGGTTCTCCGGCGTCCGGTTCGGCTCCCGGACGGCCACGCAGTTCGTCGCACGGGCCGCGTCCGGCGTGTCGGGCGGCGCCAGCGGCCTGGTCGAGGTGCGGCTGGACAGCCCGACCGCGACACCCGTCGGCAGCTTCGCCATCGCCAACACCGGCGGCTGGCAGAGCTACCGCACCATCCCGGCGAACATCGCCGGGATCACCGGGACGCACGACGTGTACATCACGTTCACCAGCGGGCAGCCCTCGCCGTACGTGAGCGTGAACTGGATCCGCTTCGGCACGTGA
- the pruA gene encoding L-glutamate gamma-semialdehyde dehydrogenase: protein MDAVTSVPAPVNEPVLGYAPGTPERAQLQAKLAELVKEPAELTLTIGGEQRVGGGERFDVVQPHNHRAVLGTLHGATRQDTRDAIAAAKEAAPQWRAMSYDDRAAILLRAADLLATTWRATLNAATMLGQSKTAIQAEIDAACELIDFWRFNVSFGRQLLAEQPQSSTGVWNRTDHRPLEGFVYAITPFNFTAIAGNLPTAPALMGNVVLWKPSPTQSFAAHLTMRLLEEAGMPPGVINLLPGDGLAVSEVALADPDLAGIHFTGSTRTFQHLWGQVGANIANYRSYPRVVGETGGKDFVLAHPSADVDVLRTALVRGAFEYQGQKCSAASRAYVPRSVWNRVKDDFLADVESLTMGDVTDLSNFMGAVIDRRSFDKLSGVLEAAHADDQLEVVAGGTADDSEGFFVRPTVLLGANPAHEVFTTEYFGPVLAVHVFEDSDYDTVLKQMESAAPYALTGAIIARDRAAIAHAQRELRFAAGNFYVNDKPTGAVVGQQPFGGGRASGTNDKAGSVHNLLRWVSPRSIKETFAAPTSYRYPHQG from the coding sequence GTGGATGCCGTGACCTCGGTCCCCGCACCGGTGAACGAGCCCGTCCTCGGCTACGCCCCCGGCACCCCGGAGCGCGCGCAGCTGCAGGCGAAGCTGGCCGAGCTGGTCAAGGAGCCCGCCGAGCTGACCCTCACCATCGGCGGCGAGCAGCGGGTCGGCGGCGGCGAGCGCTTCGACGTCGTGCAGCCCCACAACCACCGCGCCGTCCTGGGCACCCTGCACGGCGCCACCCGGCAGGACACCCGCGACGCCATCGCCGCCGCGAAGGAAGCCGCGCCGCAGTGGCGCGCCATGTCCTACGACGACCGCGCCGCGATCCTGCTGCGTGCCGCCGACCTGCTCGCGACGACGTGGCGGGCCACGCTCAACGCGGCCACCATGCTCGGCCAGTCGAAGACCGCGATCCAGGCCGAGATCGACGCCGCGTGCGAGCTGATCGACTTCTGGCGCTTCAACGTCTCCTTCGGCCGGCAGCTCCTCGCCGAGCAGCCGCAGTCGTCCACCGGCGTGTGGAACCGCACGGACCACCGCCCGCTGGAGGGCTTCGTCTACGCGATCACGCCGTTCAACTTCACCGCCATCGCGGGCAACCTGCCCACCGCGCCCGCCCTGATGGGCAACGTGGTGCTGTGGAAGCCGTCGCCGACGCAGAGCTTCGCCGCGCACCTCACCATGCGGCTGCTCGAAGAGGCCGGGATGCCGCCCGGCGTGATCAACCTGCTGCCCGGTGACGGCCTGGCCGTGTCCGAGGTGGCGCTGGCCGACCCGGACCTCGCGGGCATCCACTTCACCGGGTCCACCCGCACGTTCCAGCACCTGTGGGGCCAGGTGGGCGCGAACATCGCGAACTACCGCTCCTACCCGCGCGTCGTCGGCGAGACCGGCGGCAAGGACTTCGTGCTCGCGCACCCCTCCGCCGACGTCGACGTGCTGCGCACCGCGCTCGTCCGCGGCGCGTTCGAGTACCAGGGCCAGAAGTGCTCGGCCGCGTCCCGCGCCTACGTCCCGCGCTCGGTGTGGAACCGGGTGAAGGACGACTTCCTGGCCGACGTCGAGTCGTTGACCATGGGCGACGTCACGGACCTGTCGAACTTCATGGGCGCGGTCATCGACCGGCGGTCGTTCGACAAGCTGTCCGGGGTGCTGGAGGCCGCGCACGCGGACGACCAGCTGGAAGTCGTCGCGGGCGGCACGGCGGACGACTCCGAGGGCTTCTTCGTGCGACCGACCGTGCTGCTGGGCGCCAACCCCGCGCACGAGGTGTTCACCACCGAGTACTTCGGGCCGGTGCTGGCGGTCCACGTGTTCGAGGACTCCGACTACGACACCGTGCTCAAGCAGATGGAGAGCGCCGCGCCGTACGCCCTCACCGGCGCGATCATCGCGCGCGACCGGGCCGCCATCGCGCACGCGCAGCGGGAGCTGCGGTTCGCCGCGGGCAACTTCTACGTCAACGACAAGCCGACCGGCGCGGTCGTCGGCCAGCAGCCGTTCGGCGGCGGCCGCGCGTCGGGCACGAACGACAAGGCGGGCTCGGTGCACAACCTGCTGCGCTGGGTGAGCCCGCGGTCCATCAAGGAGACGTTCGCGGCTCCGACCTCCTACCGCTACCCGCACCAGGGGTGA
- a CDS encoding DUF6412 domain-containing protein — MDRLRLLLALYLPALYALTLIGTPTEVLAAVTAVALVVLLLTATPVVRAAPAWVRSLSIREKSLRAAFLRLRDPDAAGRPRPRAPGLGLSS; from the coding sequence ATGGACAGGCTGCGACTGCTGCTGGCGCTGTACCTGCCCGCTCTCTACGCCCTCACCCTGATCGGCACGCCCACCGAGGTGCTGGCCGCCGTGACGGCCGTGGCCCTGGTCGTGCTGCTGCTCACCGCCACGCCGGTGGTGCGGGCCGCGCCCGCGTGGGTGCGGTCGCTGTCGATCCGCGAGAAGTCACTGCGCGCCGCGTTCCTGCGGCTGCGCGACCCCGACGCGGCGGGCCGTCCCCGTCCTCGAGCACCGGGACTGGGCCTCAGCTCCTGA
- a CDS encoding uridine kinase — MKVVPLSPQTLVDELVGRIDAVPRTSWARVLLDGALPTRPGELADALVEPLRALGRPVLRVSAWDFLRPASVRLEFGHEDPDSFRDSWLDVGGLVREVLEPLDPGGSGRVLPALWNAATDRAHRAGYVTLGAGGVLLLDGTMLLDKWLPAELTVHLWLSAGALARQSADEWRWTLPAYASYEPQADVTVRYDHPARPALVGKVD; from the coding sequence GTGAAGGTCGTCCCGCTCTCACCGCAGACCCTCGTGGACGAGCTGGTCGGGCGGATCGACGCGGTGCCGCGCACGTCGTGGGCGCGCGTGCTGCTCGACGGCGCCCTGCCGACCAGGCCGGGCGAGCTGGCGGACGCCCTGGTCGAGCCGCTGCGCGCGCTGGGACGCCCGGTGCTGCGGGTGTCGGCGTGGGACTTCCTGCGGCCCGCGTCCGTGCGGCTGGAGTTCGGGCACGAGGACCCCGACTCGTTCCGCGACTCGTGGCTGGACGTGGGCGGCCTGGTCCGCGAGGTGCTGGAGCCGCTCGACCCCGGCGGGTCGGGGCGGGTGCTGCCGGCGTTGTGGAACGCGGCCACGGACCGGGCGCACCGGGCCGGGTACGTGACGCTCGGCGCGGGCGGCGTGCTGCTGCTGGACGGCACGATGCTGCTGGACAAGTGGCTGCCCGCCGAGCTGACCGTGCACCTGTGGCTGTCGGCGGGGGCGCTGGCCCGGCAGTCGGCCGACGAGTGGCGGTGGACGCTGCCCGCCTACGCCTCCTACGAGCCCCAGGCCGATGTGACGGTGCGCTACGACCACCCCGCGCGGCCCGCGCTCGTGGGTAAGGTGGACTGA
- a CDS encoding fatty acid desaturase family protein translates to MSTQARGSDFAELSRLVKQQGLLDRRIGFYITFLVGVLAAFGLTGVAMVLIGDSWWQLVPAAVLAVVFTQIAFLGHDAGHRQVFAEHKHNQTMGLLLGNLLIGVGYGWWMGKHTRHHANPNHEDEDPDVDIAVLAFSADQAAQKRGFFRWVVKRQAFLFFPLLLLEGFSLHVISAAAAVRRDVKGWRLEVALLAVHTVVYLTSVFLLMSPLKAVVFIAVHQGLFGVYMGISFAPNHKGMPVLQAGHQLDFLRKQVLTSRNVTGGWFTDFLLGGLNYQIEHHLFPSMPRPHLRKAQALVRDFCHRQSVSYAECGLFTSYGYVLKYLHEAGAELRGTGTLAPAGSR, encoded by the coding sequence GTGAGCACCCAAGCCCGCGGCAGCGACTTCGCTGAATTGTCCAGGTTGGTCAAGCAGCAGGGTCTGCTGGACCGGCGCATCGGTTTCTACATCACGTTCCTGGTCGGCGTGCTGGCCGCGTTCGGCCTCACCGGGGTCGCGATGGTGCTGATCGGCGACTCGTGGTGGCAGCTCGTGCCGGCCGCCGTGCTCGCCGTCGTCTTCACCCAGATCGCGTTCCTCGGCCACGACGCGGGCCACCGGCAGGTGTTCGCGGAGCACAAGCACAACCAGACGATGGGCCTGCTGCTCGGCAACCTGCTCATCGGCGTCGGCTACGGCTGGTGGATGGGCAAGCACACCCGCCACCACGCCAACCCGAACCACGAGGACGAGGACCCGGACGTCGACATCGCCGTCCTCGCGTTCAGCGCCGACCAGGCGGCGCAGAAGCGCGGCTTCTTCCGCTGGGTCGTCAAGCGCCAGGCGTTCCTGTTCTTCCCGCTGCTGCTGCTCGAAGGCTTCAGCCTGCACGTGATCAGCGCCGCCGCCGCGGTGCGCCGCGACGTCAAGGGCTGGCGGCTGGAAGTCGCCCTGCTGGCCGTGCACACGGTCGTCTACCTGACCTCGGTGTTCCTGCTGATGTCCCCGCTGAAGGCGGTCGTGTTCATCGCGGTGCACCAGGGCCTGTTCGGCGTCTACATGGGCATCTCCTTCGCGCCCAACCACAAGGGCATGCCGGTGCTCCAGGCCGGCCACCAGCTCGACTTCCTGCGCAAGCAGGTGCTGACCTCCCGCAACGTCACCGGCGGCTGGTTCACCGACTTCCTGCTGGGCGGCCTGAACTACCAGATCGAGCACCACCTGTTCCCGAGCATGCCGCGACCGCACCTGCGCAAGGCGCAGGCGCTGGTCCGCGACTTCTGCCACCGCCAGTCGGTGTCCTACGCCGAGTGCGGCCTGTTCACGTCGTACGGGTACGTGCTGAAGTACCTGCACGAGGCGGGAGCTGAACTGCGCGGTACAGGAACGCTCGCTCCAGCAGGGTCCAGGTAG
- a CDS encoding proline dehydrogenase family protein: MLRSALLAASRSGAVRELVERTPLTRPVVKRFISGDDVAAAVATTGEVVADGRYVTLDHLGEDTRDAAQAAATVEAYLDLLRKLELAGHTERAEVSVKLSAVGQFLPVDGEKIALENARRICSAAGAVGTTVTLDMEDHTTTDSTLGILRELRVDFPWVGAVLQAYLKRTEQDCRDLAHVGSRVRLCKGAYQEPASVAFQDKTDVDRSYVRCLKALMAGAGYPMVASHDPRLIAIAGELAKDRSPDTYEYQMLYGIRPDEQRRIAAAGNRMRVYVPYGDQWYGYFMRRLAERPANVAFFLRSLVTTG, translated from the coding sequence ATGCTCCGCTCCGCGCTGCTCGCCGCCTCGCGCTCCGGCGCCGTCCGCGAGCTGGTCGAACGCACGCCGCTGACCCGGCCGGTCGTCAAGCGCTTCATCTCCGGCGACGACGTGGCCGCGGCCGTCGCCACCACCGGCGAGGTGGTCGCCGACGGCCGCTACGTCACGCTGGACCACCTCGGCGAGGACACGCGTGACGCGGCGCAGGCCGCGGCCACCGTCGAGGCGTACCTGGACCTGCTGCGCAAACTCGAGCTCGCCGGGCACACCGAGCGGGCCGAGGTGTCGGTGAAGCTGTCCGCGGTGGGCCAGTTCCTGCCCGTCGACGGCGAGAAGATCGCGTTGGAGAACGCCCGGCGCATCTGCTCGGCGGCGGGCGCGGTCGGCACCACGGTCACCCTCGACATGGAGGACCACACCACGACCGACTCGACCCTCGGCATCCTGCGCGAGCTGCGGGTGGACTTCCCCTGGGTCGGCGCGGTGCTCCAGGCGTACCTGAAGCGGACCGAGCAGGACTGCCGGGACCTGGCGCACGTCGGGTCGCGCGTGCGGCTGTGCAAGGGCGCGTACCAAGAGCCCGCTTCGGTGGCGTTCCAGGACAAGACCGACGTCGACCGGTCCTACGTGCGGTGCCTGAAGGCGTTGATGGCGGGCGCGGGCTACCCGATGGTCGCCTCGCACGACCCGCGGCTGATCGCGATCGCGGGCGAGCTGGCCAAGGACCGGTCGCCGGACACCTACGAGTACCAGATGCTGTACGGCATCCGCCCCGACGAGCAGCGCCGCATCGCCGCCGCGGGCAACCGCATGCGGGTCTACGTGCCGTACGGCGACCAGTGGTACGGCTACTTCATGCGGCGGCTGGCGGAGCGCCCGGCGAACGTGGCGTTCTTCCTCCGCTCACTGGTCACCACGGGCTAG
- a CDS encoding YidC/Oxa1 family membrane protein insertase encodes MFHALGSALAAFATPALAIVAFTAVVRLLVHPLSRAAVRGEKARAALAPEVRELTAKYGEDRVKLQEKTLELYRSNGTSMLAGCLPALVQAPFFMVVYRLVTTPNPLLDGTLLGVPLGTHWFGAWAHTPVFLALFALLAGIAFATSRWQAAVARKTGGPQPPFAALLRLLPFGTVLIAAVLPLAAGIYLVTTTTWTLLERAFLYRAVQLPPRAGTSARTRTT; translated from the coding sequence TTGTTCCACGCCCTGGGCTCAGCCCTGGCCGCGTTCGCCACGCCCGCCCTGGCCATCGTCGCCTTCACCGCCGTCGTGCGGCTGCTCGTGCACCCGCTCAGCCGTGCCGCCGTGCGCGGCGAGAAAGCCCGCGCCGCGCTGGCGCCCGAAGTCCGCGAGCTGACCGCCAAGTACGGCGAGGACCGGGTGAAGCTCCAGGAGAAGACCCTGGAGCTCTACCGGTCCAACGGCACGTCGATGCTGGCCGGCTGCCTGCCCGCGCTGGTGCAGGCGCCGTTCTTCATGGTGGTGTACCGGCTGGTCACCACACCGAACCCGCTGCTGGACGGCACGCTGCTCGGCGTGCCCCTGGGCACGCACTGGTTCGGCGCCTGGGCGCACACGCCGGTGTTCCTGGCGCTGTTCGCCCTGCTCGCCGGCATCGCCTTCGCGACGTCGCGGTGGCAGGCGGCGGTCGCCCGGAAGACCGGCGGGCCGCAGCCGCCGTTCGCGGCACTGCTGCGGCTCCTGCCGTTCGGGACCGTGCTGATCGCCGCCGTGCTGCCGCTGGCGGCCGGGATCTACCTGGTGACGACGACTACCTGGACCCTGCTGGAGCGAGCGTTCCTGTACCGCGCAGTTCAGCTCCCGCCTCGTGCAGGTACTTCAGCACGTACCCGTACGACGTGA
- a CDS encoding PucR family transcriptional regulator, with the protein MSLRQVLIALGDPLVEVQVAPHGLEADVLDVVILDPDDTPDVRPGDLALVIGARGRAASSLVRAAGAGGAAAVAVKVDTPSTVLRQAAADAGVALLAVRPEVRWEHLEALARGVVRNARVTADAGAGEVLGDLFGLAQTIASLTGGIVSIEDTASRVLAYSRSTDEVDELRRLSILGRQGPEPYLKMLREWGVYQRLRSGEEVVRIDERPELGIRRRIAVGIHAGAQPLGTIWVQEGGAPLTEQAERALLGAARVTALHLVQQREPAAAFRENLLASLLDGRMDAEAIAEQIGADPDKPAAVVVFALRGQEHADRTQHELRRAEMTSLISVHAAAYRRSALVSQQSGRTYALLTDLPPKAPLLTLTKEIVAAARRHMGLRVQGAVGSTVPTVDEVMISRAEADRVLDAMSRDLDADVATLEDVRSRVLISETLALLADHPRIRDPRLAALDGELARSLLVYLDEFGDVKRAAAHLHVHPNTLRYRLRRAAELGGFDLDDPLLRLFAQLQLRLG; encoded by the coding sequence ATGAGCTTGCGGCAGGTCCTGATCGCGCTCGGCGATCCGCTGGTCGAGGTGCAGGTCGCGCCGCACGGGCTGGAGGCCGACGTCCTCGACGTGGTCATCCTCGACCCGGACGACACGCCCGACGTGCGGCCCGGAGACCTCGCGCTGGTCATCGGCGCCCGGGGGCGGGCGGCGTCGTCGCTGGTCCGGGCCGCCGGCGCCGGGGGAGCGGCGGCGGTCGCGGTCAAGGTGGACACGCCGTCGACGGTGCTGCGGCAGGCGGCGGCGGACGCGGGCGTGGCACTGCTGGCCGTGCGGCCCGAGGTCCGCTGGGAACACCTCGAAGCGCTGGCCCGGGGTGTCGTGCGCAACGCCCGCGTGACGGCCGACGCGGGCGCGGGCGAAGTGCTCGGCGACCTGTTCGGCCTGGCCCAGACCATCGCCTCGCTGACCGGCGGCATCGTCAGCATCGAGGACACCGCCAGCCGCGTGCTGGCCTACTCCCGCTCCACCGACGAGGTCGACGAGCTGCGCCGGCTGTCCATCCTCGGCCGCCAGGGGCCGGAGCCGTACCTGAAGATGCTCCGCGAGTGGGGCGTCTACCAGCGCCTGCGCTCCGGCGAGGAGGTCGTCCGCATCGACGAGCGCCCCGAGCTGGGCATCCGCCGCCGCATCGCCGTCGGCATCCACGCGGGCGCGCAGCCGCTGGGCACGATCTGGGTGCAGGAGGGCGGCGCGCCGCTGACCGAGCAGGCCGAACGCGCCCTGCTCGGCGCGGCCCGCGTCACCGCCCTGCACCTGGTCCAGCAGCGCGAGCCCGCCGCCGCGTTCCGGGAGAACCTGCTCGCGTCGCTGCTCGACGGCCGGATGGACGCCGAGGCGATCGCCGAGCAGATCGGCGCGGACCCGGACAAGCCCGCCGCCGTCGTCGTCTTCGCGCTGCGCGGGCAGGAGCACGCCGACCGCACCCAGCACGAGCTGCGCCGGGCCGAGATGACCAGCCTGATCTCCGTGCACGCCGCCGCGTACCGGCGCAGCGCGCTCGTCAGCCAGCAGAGCGGTCGGACGTACGCCCTGCTCACCGACCTGCCGCCGAAGGCGCCGCTGCTGACGTTGACCAAGGAGATCGTGGCCGCCGCGCGCAGGCACATGGGCCTGCGGGTGCAGGGCGCGGTCGGCTCCACGGTGCCGACGGTGGACGAGGTGATGATCTCCCGCGCCGAGGCCGACCGGGTGCTCGACGCGATGTCGCGCGACCTCGACGCCGACGTGGCGACGCTCGAAGACGTCCGGTCCCGGGTGTTGATCAGTGAAACCCTCGCGCTTTTGGCCGACCACCCGCGCATCCGCGATCCGCGACTCGCGGCGCTCGATGGGGAACTGGCCCGTTCACTTTTGGTCTACTTGGACGAATTCGGTGATGTGAAACGCGCAGCCGCGCACCTGCACGTTCATCCCAACACTCTCCGATACCGCCTCCGACGTGCGGCGGAGCTCGGCGGATTCGACCTGGACGACCCGTTGCTCCGGTTGTTCGCCCAGCTGCAACTCAGGCTGGGCTGA
- a CDS encoding bifunctional 3'-5' exonuclease/DNA polymerase gives MLIALVSDGGNAGRFRVLSDAGAPEGPVVATADLAAAVAGLEERHRPRWLWAETAEVYPDLLARGVRVERCQDLAHVEYLLLAYQGRHGEPRGLGAAIARLRGLPVPHDQGPRKRDTQPTLFEPEQQRLPGDVDPLDAVVAVHVEQQRLAATLAHADRLRLLFAAESASALAAAEMTHFGLPWRVDVHEKLLVDTLGPRPAAGVRPARLAELADRITAAFGGKQVNPDHPPGIVRAFAREGIDVPSARAWVLKGVDHPAVEPLLEYKELARLWVAHGWTWLDAWVADGRFRPDYVVGGVVSGRWATRGGAALQIPRTLRTAVRADPGWKLVAADAAQLEPRVLAALSNDHEFTEVSSDDDLYTALAAEAFDGDRGKAKLAMLSAMYGGTGGNAAPAMAVLRRRFPDAVGYVEAAALAGEQGRMVRSRLGRTSPPPSAAWHETTGNADDGEDAVRQSRRAARDWGRFTRNFVVQASAADWTAALLGVLRRRLRQSAPGAHLVFFQHDEVLVHCPAEQAEVVCAEVTASGEEASRLVFGATPVRFPLKAVPVDSYADAK, from the coding sequence GTGCTCATCGCCCTGGTGTCGGACGGAGGGAACGCGGGCCGGTTCCGCGTGCTCTCCGACGCCGGGGCGCCCGAGGGGCCGGTGGTGGCGACGGCGGACCTGGCGGCGGCGGTGGCCGGGCTGGAGGAGCGGCACCGACCCCGGTGGCTGTGGGCGGAGACGGCCGAGGTCTACCCCGACCTGCTGGCCCGCGGGGTGCGCGTCGAGCGGTGCCAGGACCTGGCGCACGTCGAGTACCTGCTGCTGGCCTACCAGGGGCGGCACGGCGAGCCGCGCGGGTTGGGCGCGGCGATCGCCCGGCTGCGCGGGCTGCCCGTGCCGCACGACCAGGGGCCGCGCAAGCGCGACACCCAGCCGACCCTGTTCGAGCCCGAGCAGCAGCGGCTGCCCGGCGACGTCGACCCGCTCGACGCGGTGGTCGCGGTGCACGTCGAGCAGCAGCGGCTGGCCGCCACGCTCGCGCACGCCGACCGGCTGAGGCTGCTGTTCGCGGCCGAGTCGGCCAGCGCGCTGGCCGCCGCCGAGATGACGCACTTCGGCCTGCCGTGGCGGGTGGACGTGCACGAGAAGCTGCTGGTGGACACCCTCGGCCCGCGACCGGCCGCCGGTGTGCGCCCGGCCAGGCTCGCCGAGCTGGCCGACCGGATCACGGCGGCGTTCGGCGGCAAGCAGGTCAACCCCGACCACCCGCCGGGCATCGTGCGCGCGTTCGCCCGGGAGGGCATCGACGTGCCGTCGGCCCGCGCGTGGGTGCTCAAGGGCGTCGACCACCCGGCCGTGGAGCCGTTGCTGGAGTACAAGGAACTGGCCCGGCTGTGGGTGGCGCACGGCTGGACGTGGCTGGACGCCTGGGTGGCGGACGGGCGGTTCCGGCCGGACTACGTGGTCGGCGGCGTGGTGTCCGGGCGGTGGGCGACGCGGGGCGGGGCGGCGTTGCAGATCCCGCGCACCCTGCGCACGGCGGTGCGCGCCGACCCGGGGTGGAAGCTGGTGGCGGCCGACGCGGCGCAGCTGGAGCCGCGCGTGCTGGCGGCGCTGTCGAACGACCACGAGTTCACCGAGGTGTCCTCGGACGACGACCTCTACACGGCGTTGGCCGCGGAGGCGTTCGACGGCGACCGGGGCAAGGCGAAGCTCGCCATGCTGTCCGCGATGTACGGCGGCACGGGCGGCAACGCGGCTCCGGCGATGGCGGTGCTGCGCCGCCGCTTCCCCGACGCGGTCGGGTACGTGGAGGCCGCCGCGCTGGCGGGCGAGCAGGGTCGGATGGTCCGGTCGCGGCTGGGCCGCACGAGCCCGCCGCCATCGGCCGCGTGGCACGAGACGACCGGCAACGCCGACGACGGCGAGGACGCGGTGCGGCAGTCGCGGCGGGCGGCGCGCGACTGGGGCCGGTTCACCCGCAACTTCGTGGTGCAGGCCAGCGCGGCGGACTGGACGGCGGCCCTGCTCGGCGTGCTGCGGCGGCGGCTGCGGCAGTCGGCGCCGGGCGCGCACCTGGTGTTCTTCCAGCACGACGAGGTGCTGGTGCACTGCCCGGCGGAGCAGGCCGAGGTGGTGTGCGCGGAGGTGACCGCGTCGGGCGAGGAGGCGTCACGGCTGGTGTTCGGCGCGACACCGGTCCGCTTCCCGCTCAAAGCGGTGCCCGTCGACTCCTACGCCGACGCGAAGTAG